A genomic segment from Etheostoma spectabile isolate EspeVRDwgs_2016 chromosome 11, UIUC_Espe_1.0, whole genome shotgun sequence encodes:
- the ndufv3 gene encoding calphotin isoform X4: MATSLLRLGRLGSLKCLQLESWGVLRRSSAASLCTQAEEPAKPAKKTKAAGKTTEAPDDRAALLAYKTAVAFPVKLSEPGAFPTQSLGVPEAVASPAATAETVVAAASVTSASEPAVADPDVAQVLPDTALPVVDTAPLAEPLVDASSKTSAPDDTPVVASATADAIPDAVASAEPGDPAADGSSSSSSSDSDSDSDSDSEDEKSQVKTETKTSPPEVSESTVEEVQEVGSEVKQDSNEAKKKVPPEPKVTPACAAEAVEEASPAAAAPTEAVQAIVEAPSVSSEELVDPAPEIVTATKNIMTSTEVPDAAMVEPAPEVIEEVVSPAIPDVQVETPAEVIIKAATQEKAPADAPVETTEPAFAQDLVEAAEAPSETTEAAPVEAADPLEASPTDMAAEAAAEVSAPVESTEELVDPAPVVSEAAPIEVAAEAAAEVSAPVKSTEELVDPAPVVAEAAGEELQAESPVEAPEEAPVAAPPEPDEPFDNSTYKNYQHHNYTPFTFADLDVEMAKFRLPQPSSIRH; the protein is encoded by the exons ATGGCGACCTCCTTGCTGCGTTTAGGGCGACTGGGTTCCCTCAAG TGTCTCCAGTTGGAGAGCTGGGGCGTCCTGAGGAGGAGCTCGGCTGCTTCGTTGTGCACTCAGGCTGAAGAGCCCGCAAAGCCAGCAAAAAAGACAAAGGCTGCAGGCAAAA CCACAGAGGCTCCAGATGACAGAGCAGCCTTGCTAGCCTACAAGACAGCAGTTGCCTTTCCAGTTAAACTTTCCGAGCCTGGAGCTTTCCCAACACAGTCTCTAGGTGTACCTGAAGCAGTGGCCAGCCCCGCTGCCACTGCAGAAACAGTTGTAGCTGCAGCATCTGTCACTTCTGCCAGTGAACCAGCTGTTGCTGACCCAGATGTTGCTCAGGTTCTTCCTGACACCGCTCTGCCTGTAGTTGACACAGCCCCCCTAGCTGAGCCCCTGGTTGATGCAAGCAGTAAAACCTCCGCACCAGACGACACTCCAGTCGTAGCCTCCGCCACGGCGGATGCAATCCCAGACGCCGTAGCCTCCGCTGAGCCTGGTGATCCAGCAGCTGACGGATCATCCTCCTCATCGTCCAGCGATTCggactcagactcagactcagactctGAGGACGAGAAGTCACAAGTGAAGACTGAAACCAAGACTTCGCCACCAGAAGTGTCGGAATCCACTGTGGAAGAAGTCCAAGAGGTTGGATCAGAAGTGAAACAAGACAGCAATGAAGCTAAGAAGAAAGTTCCACCAGAACCTAAAGTTACTCCCGCTTGTGCTGCTGAGGCTGTAGAGGAGGcctctccagcagcagcagcgcccacAGAAGCAGTTCAAGCCATTGTCGAGGCTCCCAGTGTTAGCTCTGAGGAGTTAGTAGACCCCGCTCCTGAGATTGTCACTGCCACCAAAAACATCATGACCAGCACAGAAGTTCCGGATGCAGCTATGGTGGAACCTGCTCCAGAAGTGATAGAAGAAGTTGTATCTCCTGCCATCCCTGATGTGCAAGTAGAAACTCCAGCTGAAGTTATAATCAAGGCTGCAACTCAAGAAAAAGCCCCAGCTGATGCTCCCGTTGAAACCACAGAGCCTGCCTTTGCCCAAGACCTTGTAGAAGCTGCTGAAGCCCCCTCAGAAACTACTGAAGCTGCCCCTGTAGAAGCTGCAGATCCTTTAGAAGCTTCCCCCACAGACATGGCTGCTGAGGCTGCAGCTGAAGTTTCGGCCCCTGTGGAGAGCACAGAGGAGCTGGTGGACCCTGCTCCAGTTGTATCTGA AGCTGCCCCCATTGAAGTGGCTGCTGAGGCTGCAGCTGAAGTTTCGGCCCCTGTGAAGAGCACAGAGGAGCTGGTGGACCCTGCTCCAGTCGTAGCTGAAGCTGCAGGAGAGGAGCTACAGGCGGAGTCCCCAGTTGAAGCACCAGAGG AGGCTCCAGTAGCGGCACCTCCAGAGCCTGATGAGCCTTTTGACAACAGCACTTATAAAAACTACCAGCACCACAACTACACCCCCTTTACATTTGCAGACCTGGATGTAGAGATGGCCAAGTTCCGTCTGCCGCAGCCCTCCTCCATCAGACACTAG
- the ndufv3 gene encoding calphotin isoform X3: MATSLLRLGRLGSLKCLQLESWGVLRRSSAASLCTQAEEPAKPAKKTKAAGKTTEAPDDRAALLAYKTAVAFPVKLSEPGAFPTQSLGVPEAVASPAATAETVVAAASVTSASEPAVADPDVAQVLPDTALPVVDTAPLAEPLVDASSKTSAPDDTPVVASATADAIPDAVASAEPGDPAADGSSSSSSSDSDSDSDSDSEDEKSQVKTETKTSPPEVSESTVEEVQEVGSEVKQDSNEAKKKVPPEPKVTPACAAEAVEEASPAAAAPTEAVQAIVEAPSVSSEELVDPAPEIVTATKNIMTSTEVPDAAMVEPAPEVIEEVVSPAIPDVQVETPAEVIIKAATQEKAPADAPVETTEPAFAQDLVEAAEAPSETTEAAPVEAADPLEASPTDMAAEAAAEVSAPVESTEELVDPAPVVSEASPTEVDAEAAAEVSAPVKSTEELVDPAPVVAEAAGEELQAESPVEAPEEAPVAAPPEPDEPFDNSTYKNYQHHNYTPFTFADLDVEMAKFRLPQPSSIRH, encoded by the exons ATGGCGACCTCCTTGCTGCGTTTAGGGCGACTGGGTTCCCTCAAG TGTCTCCAGTTGGAGAGCTGGGGCGTCCTGAGGAGGAGCTCGGCTGCTTCGTTGTGCACTCAGGCTGAAGAGCCCGCAAAGCCAGCAAAAAAGACAAAGGCTGCAGGCAAAA CCACAGAGGCTCCAGATGACAGAGCAGCCTTGCTAGCCTACAAGACAGCAGTTGCCTTTCCAGTTAAACTTTCCGAGCCTGGAGCTTTCCCAACACAGTCTCTAGGTGTACCTGAAGCAGTGGCCAGCCCCGCTGCCACTGCAGAAACAGTTGTAGCTGCAGCATCTGTCACTTCTGCCAGTGAACCAGCTGTTGCTGACCCAGATGTTGCTCAGGTTCTTCCTGACACCGCTCTGCCTGTAGTTGACACAGCCCCCCTAGCTGAGCCCCTGGTTGATGCAAGCAGTAAAACCTCCGCACCAGACGACACTCCAGTCGTAGCCTCCGCCACGGCGGATGCAATCCCAGACGCCGTAGCCTCCGCTGAGCCTGGTGATCCAGCAGCTGACGGATCATCCTCCTCATCGTCCAGCGATTCggactcagactcagactcagactctGAGGACGAGAAGTCACAAGTGAAGACTGAAACCAAGACTTCGCCACCAGAAGTGTCGGAATCCACTGTGGAAGAAGTCCAAGAGGTTGGATCAGAAGTGAAACAAGACAGCAATGAAGCTAAGAAGAAAGTTCCACCAGAACCTAAAGTTACTCCCGCTTGTGCTGCTGAGGCTGTAGAGGAGGcctctccagcagcagcagcgcccacAGAAGCAGTTCAAGCCATTGTCGAGGCTCCCAGTGTTAGCTCTGAGGAGTTAGTAGACCCCGCTCCTGAGATTGTCACTGCCACCAAAAACATCATGACCAGCACAGAAGTTCCGGATGCAGCTATGGTGGAACCTGCTCCAGAAGTGATAGAAGAAGTTGTATCTCCTGCCATCCCTGATGTGCAAGTAGAAACTCCAGCTGAAGTTATAATCAAGGCTGCAACTCAAGAAAAAGCCCCAGCTGATGCTCCCGTTGAAACCACAGAGCCTGCCTTTGCCCAAGACCTTGTAGAAGCTGCTGAAGCCCCCTCAGAAACTACTGAAGCTGCCCCTGTAGAAGCTGCAGATCCTTTAGAAGCTTCCCCCACAGACATGGCTGCTGAGGCTGCAGCTGAAGTTTCGGCCCCTGTGGAGAGCACAGAGGAGCTGGTGGACCCTGCTCCAGTTGTATCTGAAGCTTCCCCCACTGAAGTGGATGCTGAG GCTGCAGCTGAAGTTTCGGCCCCTGTGAAGAGCACAGAGGAGCTGGTGGACCCTGCTCCAGTCGTAGCTGAAGCTGCAGGAGAGGAGCTACAGGCGGAGTCCCCAGTTGAAGCACCAGAGG AGGCTCCAGTAGCGGCACCTCCAGAGCCTGATGAGCCTTTTGACAACAGCACTTATAAAAACTACCAGCACCACAACTACACCCCCTTTACATTTGCAGACCTGGATGTAGAGATGGCCAAGTTCCGTCTGCCGCAGCCCTCCTCCATCAGACACTAG
- the ndufv3 gene encoding calphotin isoform X1, with protein MATSLLRLGRLGSLKCLQLESWGVLRRSSAASLCTQAEEPAKPAKKTKAAGKTTEAPDDRAALLAYKTAVAFPVKLSEPGAFPTQSLGVPEAVASPAATAETVVAAASVTSASEPAVADPDVAQVLPDTALPVVDTAPLAEPLVDASSKTSAPDDTPVVASATADAIPDAVASAEPGDPAADGSSSSSSSDSDSDSDSDSEDEKSQVKTETKTSPPEVSESTVEEVQEVGSEVKQDSNEAKKKVPPEPKVTPACAAEAVEEASPAAAAPTEAVQAIVEAPSVSSEELVDPAPEIVTATKNIMTSTEVPDAAMVEPAPEVIEEVVSPAIPDVQVETPAEVIIKAATQEKAPADAPVETTEPAFAQDLVEAAEAPSETTEAAPVEAADPLEASPTDMAAEAAAEVSAPVESTEELVDPAPVVSEASPTEVDAEAAAAEAAPVEAAADPVGAAPIEVAAEAAAEVSAPVKSTEELVDPAPVVAEAAGEELQAESPVEAPEEAPVAAPPEPDEPFDNSTYKNYQHHNYTPFTFADLDVEMAKFRLPQPSSIRH; from the exons ATGGCGACCTCCTTGCTGCGTTTAGGGCGACTGGGTTCCCTCAAG TGTCTCCAGTTGGAGAGCTGGGGCGTCCTGAGGAGGAGCTCGGCTGCTTCGTTGTGCACTCAGGCTGAAGAGCCCGCAAAGCCAGCAAAAAAGACAAAGGCTGCAGGCAAAA CCACAGAGGCTCCAGATGACAGAGCAGCCTTGCTAGCCTACAAGACAGCAGTTGCCTTTCCAGTTAAACTTTCCGAGCCTGGAGCTTTCCCAACACAGTCTCTAGGTGTACCTGAAGCAGTGGCCAGCCCCGCTGCCACTGCAGAAACAGTTGTAGCTGCAGCATCTGTCACTTCTGCCAGTGAACCAGCTGTTGCTGACCCAGATGTTGCTCAGGTTCTTCCTGACACCGCTCTGCCTGTAGTTGACACAGCCCCCCTAGCTGAGCCCCTGGTTGATGCAAGCAGTAAAACCTCCGCACCAGACGACACTCCAGTCGTAGCCTCCGCCACGGCGGATGCAATCCCAGACGCCGTAGCCTCCGCTGAGCCTGGTGATCCAGCAGCTGACGGATCATCCTCCTCATCGTCCAGCGATTCggactcagactcagactcagactctGAGGACGAGAAGTCACAAGTGAAGACTGAAACCAAGACTTCGCCACCAGAAGTGTCGGAATCCACTGTGGAAGAAGTCCAAGAGGTTGGATCAGAAGTGAAACAAGACAGCAATGAAGCTAAGAAGAAAGTTCCACCAGAACCTAAAGTTACTCCCGCTTGTGCTGCTGAGGCTGTAGAGGAGGcctctccagcagcagcagcgcccacAGAAGCAGTTCAAGCCATTGTCGAGGCTCCCAGTGTTAGCTCTGAGGAGTTAGTAGACCCCGCTCCTGAGATTGTCACTGCCACCAAAAACATCATGACCAGCACAGAAGTTCCGGATGCAGCTATGGTGGAACCTGCTCCAGAAGTGATAGAAGAAGTTGTATCTCCTGCCATCCCTGATGTGCAAGTAGAAACTCCAGCTGAAGTTATAATCAAGGCTGCAACTCAAGAAAAAGCCCCAGCTGATGCTCCCGTTGAAACCACAGAGCCTGCCTTTGCCCAAGACCTTGTAGAAGCTGCTGAAGCCCCCTCAGAAACTACTGAAGCTGCCCCTGTAGAAGCTGCAGATCCTTTAGAAGCTTCCCCCACAGACATGGCTGCTGAGGCTGCAGCTGAAGTTTCGGCCCCTGTGGAGAGCACAGAGGAGCTGGTGGACCCTGCTCCAGTTGTATCTGAAGCTTCCCCCACTGAAGTGGATGCTGAGGCTGCAGCCGCTGAAGCTGCCCCTGTAGAAGCTGCTGCAGATCCTGTAGGAGCTGCCCCCATTGAAGTGGCTGCTGAGGCTGCAGCTGAAGTTTCGGCCCCTGTGAAGAGCACAGAGGAGCTGGTGGACCCTGCTCCAGTCGTAGCTGAAGCTGCAGGAGAGGAGCTACAGGCGGAGTCCCCAGTTGAAGCACCAGAGG AGGCTCCAGTAGCGGCACCTCCAGAGCCTGATGAGCCTTTTGACAACAGCACTTATAAAAACTACCAGCACCACAACTACACCCCCTTTACATTTGCAGACCTGGATGTAGAGATGGCCAAGTTCCGTCTGCCGCAGCCCTCCTCCATCAGACACTAG
- the ndufv3 gene encoding calphotin isoform X2: MATSLLRLGRLGSLKCLQLESWGVLRRSSAASLCTQAEEPAKPAKKTKAAGKTTEAPDDRAALLAYKTAVAFPVKLSEPGAFPTQSLGVPEAVASPAATAETVVAAASVTSASEPAVADPDVAQVLPDTALPVVDTAPLAEPLVDASSKTSAPDDTPVVASATADAIPDAVASAEPGDPAADGSSSSSSSDSDSDSDSDSEDEKSQVKTETKTSPPEVSESTVEEVQEVGSEVKQDSNEAKKKVPVEEASPAAAAPTEAVQAIVEAPSVSSEELVDPAPEIVTATKNIMTSTEVPDAAMVEPAPEVIEEVVSPAIPDVQVETPAEVIIKAATQEKAPADAPVETTEPAFAQDLVEAAEAPSETTEAAPVEAADPLEASPTDMAAEAAAEVSAPVESTEELVDPAPVVSEASPTEVDAEAAAAEAAPVEAAADPVGAAPIEVAAEAAAEVSAPVKSTEELVDPAPVVAEAAGEELQAESPVEAPEEAPVAAPPEPDEPFDNSTYKNYQHHNYTPFTFADLDVEMAKFRLPQPSSIRH, translated from the exons ATGGCGACCTCCTTGCTGCGTTTAGGGCGACTGGGTTCCCTCAAG TGTCTCCAGTTGGAGAGCTGGGGCGTCCTGAGGAGGAGCTCGGCTGCTTCGTTGTGCACTCAGGCTGAAGAGCCCGCAAAGCCAGCAAAAAAGACAAAGGCTGCAGGCAAAA CCACAGAGGCTCCAGATGACAGAGCAGCCTTGCTAGCCTACAAGACAGCAGTTGCCTTTCCAGTTAAACTTTCCGAGCCTGGAGCTTTCCCAACACAGTCTCTAGGTGTACCTGAAGCAGTGGCCAGCCCCGCTGCCACTGCAGAAACAGTTGTAGCTGCAGCATCTGTCACTTCTGCCAGTGAACCAGCTGTTGCTGACCCAGATGTTGCTCAGGTTCTTCCTGACACCGCTCTGCCTGTAGTTGACACAGCCCCCCTAGCTGAGCCCCTGGTTGATGCAAGCAGTAAAACCTCCGCACCAGACGACACTCCAGTCGTAGCCTCCGCCACGGCGGATGCAATCCCAGACGCCGTAGCCTCCGCTGAGCCTGGTGATCCAGCAGCTGACGGATCATCCTCCTCATCGTCCAGCGATTCggactcagactcagactcagactctGAGGACGAGAAGTCACAAGTGAAGACTGAAACCAAGACTTCGCCACCAGAAGTGTCGGAATCCACTGTGGAAGAAGTCCAAGAGGTTGGATCAGAAGTGAAACAAGACAGCAATGAAGCTAAGAAGAAAGTTCCA GTAGAGGAGGcctctccagcagcagcagcgcccacAGAAGCAGTTCAAGCCATTGTCGAGGCTCCCAGTGTTAGCTCTGAGGAGTTAGTAGACCCCGCTCCTGAGATTGTCACTGCCACCAAAAACATCATGACCAGCACAGAAGTTCCGGATGCAGCTATGGTGGAACCTGCTCCAGAAGTGATAGAAGAAGTTGTATCTCCTGCCATCCCTGATGTGCAAGTAGAAACTCCAGCTGAAGTTATAATCAAGGCTGCAACTCAAGAAAAAGCCCCAGCTGATGCTCCCGTTGAAACCACAGAGCCTGCCTTTGCCCAAGACCTTGTAGAAGCTGCTGAAGCCCCCTCAGAAACTACTGAAGCTGCCCCTGTAGAAGCTGCAGATCCTTTAGAAGCTTCCCCCACAGACATGGCTGCTGAGGCTGCAGCTGAAGTTTCGGCCCCTGTGGAGAGCACAGAGGAGCTGGTGGACCCTGCTCCAGTTGTATCTGAAGCTTCCCCCACTGAAGTGGATGCTGAGGCTGCAGCCGCTGAAGCTGCCCCTGTAGAAGCTGCTGCAGATCCTGTAGGAGCTGCCCCCATTGAAGTGGCTGCTGAGGCTGCAGCTGAAGTTTCGGCCCCTGTGAAGAGCACAGAGGAGCTGGTGGACCCTGCTCCAGTCGTAGCTGAAGCTGCAGGAGAGGAGCTACAGGCGGAGTCCCCAGTTGAAGCACCAGAGG AGGCTCCAGTAGCGGCACCTCCAGAGCCTGATGAGCCTTTTGACAACAGCACTTATAAAAACTACCAGCACCACAACTACACCCCCTTTACATTTGCAGACCTGGATGTAGAGATGGCCAAGTTCCGTCTGCCGCAGCCCTCCTCCATCAGACACTAG